One window from the genome of Mycobacteriales bacterium encodes:
- the secD gene encoding protein translocase subunit SecD, with the protein MAAPSGSLPIGRYLGALAGILVVLYALVFFTGSSATPKLGLDLEGGTQVTLQAKTTNNQPPSSDALNQARQIIERRVNGLGVAEAEVVTQGRDRIIISVPGANGDQAKTVGQTAQLRFRPLITSAAAAPAPAGTATPSGTASPAASGSAAPSASASGSASPQGFAPAPAATTPAASAPAAPAATAPAGTDTTIPATPPAGVDPAQYQQAVLAYQKLTCSADSGAAASVDKPTDVIPSCDQNGATKYLLAPAIIEGTDISGASAVAPTSTSPQWTVSLDFKSKGQSTWAQYTSAHNVTATPNDPANNVAFVLDGKTISAPAIQGTINGQTQITGSFTQSDSQDLANVLKYGALPLTFQQQEALTVSPTLGTDQLKAGLLAGGIGVALVFIYSLLYYRALGLVMIASLLLSGIVVYAALVILGRQIGFTLTLAGVAGFIVAIGITADSFVVFFERLKDEIRDGRSPRSAVPRAWVRARRTILSADAVSFLAAAILYYLAAGTVKGFAFTLGMSTILDLVIVFLFTHPLVTLFARNKAFMSPRVSGLGSVQKIAAQRAAAERAAAPARTPARSAAGRRGRVSAKES; encoded by the coding sequence GTGGCCGCACCGTCCGGATCGCTGCCCATCGGCCGCTACCTCGGCGCTCTCGCCGGCATCTTGGTCGTGCTGTACGCGCTGGTCTTCTTCACCGGCAGCTCTGCCACCCCCAAGCTCGGCCTGGACCTCGAGGGCGGCACCCAGGTGACGCTGCAGGCGAAGACCACCAACAACCAGCCGCCGAGCAGCGACGCGCTGAACCAGGCCCGGCAGATCATCGAACGCCGGGTCAACGGCCTCGGTGTGGCCGAGGCCGAGGTGGTCACCCAGGGCCGGGACCGGATCATCATCTCGGTGCCGGGCGCGAACGGTGACCAGGCCAAGACCGTCGGCCAGACCGCGCAGCTGCGGTTCCGCCCGCTGATCACCAGCGCGGCCGCCGCCCCGGCCCCGGCCGGCACGGCCACCCCGTCCGGCACCGCCAGCCCGGCCGCGAGCGGCTCGGCCGCCCCCTCGGCCTCGGCCAGCGGCTCGGCCTCGCCGCAGGGCTTCGCGCCCGCGCCGGCGGCGACCACGCCGGCCGCGAGCGCGCCGGCGGCGCCCGCCGCGACCGCGCCGGCCGGGACCGACACGACGATCCCGGCCACCCCGCCCGCCGGCGTCGACCCGGCGCAGTACCAGCAGGCCGTGCTCGCGTACCAGAAGCTGACCTGCTCGGCCGACTCCGGCGCCGCCGCCTCTGTCGACAAGCCGACCGACGTGATCCCGTCCTGCGACCAGAACGGCGCCACCAAGTACCTGCTGGCCCCGGCGATCATCGAGGGCACCGACATCTCCGGCGCCTCCGCGGTCGCGCCGACCTCGACCAGCCCGCAGTGGACGGTCTCGCTCGACTTCAAGAGCAAGGGCCAGTCGACCTGGGCCCAGTACACCTCGGCGCACAACGTGACCGCGACCCCGAACGACCCGGCCAACAACGTCGCGTTCGTGCTCGACGGCAAGACGATCTCGGCCCCGGCGATCCAGGGCACGATCAACGGCCAGACGCAGATCACCGGCAGCTTCACCCAGAGCGACTCCCAGGACCTGGCCAACGTGCTCAAGTACGGCGCGCTGCCGCTGACCTTCCAGCAGCAGGAGGCGCTGACCGTCTCGCCGACGCTCGGCACCGACCAGCTCAAGGCGGGCCTGCTCGCCGGCGGCATCGGCGTCGCGCTGGTCTTCATCTACAGCCTGCTCTACTACCGGGCCCTGGGCCTGGTCATGATCGCCAGCCTGCTCCTGTCCGGCATCGTGGTGTACGCGGCGCTGGTCATCCTCGGCCGCCAGATCGGCTTCACCCTGACCCTGGCCGGCGTCGCGGGCTTCATCGTCGCGATCGGTATCACCGCGGACTCGTTCGTCGTGTTCTTCGAACGATTGAAGGACGAGATCCGGGACGGCCGATCACCACGCTCGGCGGTGCCCCGGGCCTGGGTCCGGGCCCGGCGGACGATCCTGTCCGCGGACGCGGTCTCGTTCCTGGCCGCCGCGATCCTCTATTACCTCGCCGCCGGCACGGTGAAGGGCTTCGCCTTCACCCTCGGCATGTCGACGATCCTCGACCTGGTGATCGTCTTCCTCTTCACACACCCGCTCGTCACGCTCTTCGCCCGCAACAAGGCGTTCATGTCGCCGCGGGTGTCCGGGCTGGGCTCGGTGCAGAAGATCGCCGCCCAGCGGGCCGCCGCCGAGCGCGCAGCCGCCCCGGCCCGTACCCCCGCCCGTTCCGCCGCCGGCCGTCGCGGCCGCGTGTCGGCGAAGGAGTCCTGA
- the secF gene encoding protein translocase subunit SecF, whose product MLTLFRRLNAGEAVFDFIGKRKRWYWVSAVLLLLCVGSFVFRGFNLGIEFSGGTSFQFNASTAQPAEVQQVAEQAGAQVESTPQIVGAGGQRQVLLKAGELSPAQQTSVKNALQTRFGQEVTVQAVSSSWGSDITTAAVRGLVIFLIAVCIFIAVRFEWKMAVGAIAALFHDLLLTAGIYSIVGFEVTPSTIVGLLTILGFSLYDTVVVFDKVDENARGILGGSRITYSGAANLAVNQTLMRSINTSLIALLPVGGLLFVGAGLLGVGTIKDLALVLFVGLASGAYSSIFLATPIVCELKEREPKYAALAKRVATRRAQESKGEVTTGTPRRQKAVAAAGPATATATATKSRRAKAPADEDVADPELAEDEDIVEAELAGDETPEPAARTGAGSSTPRPGARPQKRPSQKRGGGGRPSAKKRR is encoded by the coding sequence ATGCTCACGCTGTTCCGCCGGCTGAACGCGGGCGAGGCCGTCTTCGACTTCATCGGCAAGCGCAAGCGGTGGTATTGGGTCTCCGCGGTCCTCCTGCTGCTGTGTGTCGGCAGCTTCGTCTTCCGCGGCTTCAACCTGGGCATCGAGTTCTCCGGCGGCACCTCGTTCCAGTTCAACGCCTCGACCGCGCAGCCGGCCGAGGTGCAACAGGTGGCCGAGCAGGCCGGCGCCCAGGTCGAGAGCACCCCGCAGATCGTCGGCGCGGGTGGCCAGCGGCAGGTCCTGCTCAAGGCCGGTGAGCTCAGCCCGGCCCAGCAGACGAGCGTGAAGAACGCGCTGCAGACCCGGTTCGGCCAGGAGGTGACCGTCCAGGCGGTCAGCTCGTCCTGGGGCAGCGACATCACCACGGCCGCGGTCCGCGGTCTGGTGATCTTCCTGATCGCGGTCTGCATCTTCATCGCGGTCCGGTTCGAGTGGAAGATGGCCGTCGGCGCGATCGCGGCGTTGTTCCACGACCTCTTGCTCACCGCCGGCATCTATTCGATCGTCGGCTTCGAGGTCACCCCGTCCACCATCGTCGGGCTGCTGACCATCCTCGGTTTCTCCCTGTACGACACCGTCGTCGTCTTCGACAAGGTCGACGAGAACGCGCGCGGCATCCTCGGCGGATCTCGCATCACGTACTCGGGGGCCGCGAACCTGGCGGTCAACCAGACGCTGATGCGCTCGATCAACACCTCGCTGATCGCGCTGCTGCCGGTGGGCGGCCTGCTGTTCGTCGGCGCCGGGCTGCTCGGCGTCGGCACCATCAAGGACCTCGCGCTGGTGCTGTTCGTCGGCCTGGCCTCGGGGGCGTACTCGTCGATCTTCCTGGCCACGCCGATCGTCTGCGAGCTCAAGGAGCGCGAGCCGAAGTACGCGGCGCTGGCCAAGCGGGTCGCCACCCGGCGGGCGCAGGAGAGCAAGGGCGAGGTCACCACCGGGACCCCGCGCCGGCAGAAGGCGGTCGCCGCGGCCGGTCCGGCCACGGCCACGGCCACGGCCACCAAGTCCCGCCGGGCCAAGGCGCCGGCGGACGAGGACGTCGCCGACCCGGAGCTCGCCGAGGACGAGGACATCGTCGAGGCGGAGCTGGCCGGCGACGAGACGCCCGAGCCGGCCGCCCGCACCGGGGCCGGCTCCAGCACGCCTCGACCGGGCGCCCGCCCGCAGAAGCGCCCGTCGCAGAAGCGTGGGGGCGGTGGCCGGCCCTCGGCCAAGAAGCGCCGGTGA
- a CDS encoding adenine phosphoribosyltransferase has product MSGRSGAAASGPERRTVTDLGERVAARLRDVPDFPKPGIVFKDLTPLLADGPLFAEVARAIAAEHAGAGFDVVAGVEARGFLFAAAIAIETGLGVVPVRKAGKLPWRTVSAAYQLEYGEAEVEVHEDAFAGHRRVLLVDDVLATGGTLAAAADLVGRAGGELTGVSVVVELTALGGRDRLAQLDVHSVLAA; this is encoded by the coding sequence GTGAGCGGACGGTCGGGCGCGGCGGCGTCCGGACCGGAGCGCCGCACCGTGACCGACCTGGGGGAGCGGGTTGCTGCTCGGCTGCGGGACGTTCCTGACTTCCCCAAGCCGGGGATCGTGTTCAAGGACCTGACCCCGCTGCTGGCCGACGGCCCCCTGTTCGCCGAGGTCGCCCGCGCGATCGCGGCCGAGCACGCCGGCGCCGGCTTCGACGTCGTGGCCGGTGTGGAGGCCCGCGGCTTCCTGTTCGCGGCCGCGATCGCGATCGAGACCGGCCTCGGCGTGGTCCCGGTCCGCAAGGCCGGCAAGCTGCCCTGGCGCACGGTCTCCGCCGCGTACCAGCTGGAGTACGGCGAGGCCGAGGTCGAGGTGCACGAGGACGCGTTCGCCGGCCACCGCCGGGTGCTGCTGGTCGACGACGTGCTGGCCACCGGCGGGACGCTGGCCGCGGCCGCCGACCTGGTCGGCCGGGCCGGGGGAGAACTGACCGGAGTGTCCGTCGTGGTCGAGTTGACCGCTCTCGGGGGTCGCGACCGATTGGCCCAGCTCGACGTGCACAGCGTGTTAGCGGCCTAG
- a CDS encoding bifunctional (p)ppGpp synthetase/guanosine-3',5'-bis(diphosphate) 3'-pyrophosphohydrolase translates to MPEAVPDEIDPTTYRRRVRARLARRLASGGQRPSGIQAVLEPLVATHRAAHPKADLKILQRAYDIAEERHRGQLRKSGDPFITHPLAVATILAELGMDTTTLVSALLHDTVEDTTYGLEDVKRDFDAEVAHLVDGVTKLDKVKYGDAAEAETIRKMIVAMARDPRVLVIKLADRLHNMRTLRFLKPDKQERIARQTLEVLAPLAHRLGMNTVKWELEDLAFATLYPKRYDEIVRLVAERAPSRDTYLARVVERVSADLRAARVKATVTGRPKHYYSIYQKMIVRGRDFTDIYDLVGIRILVDSVRDCYATLGVVHATWQPVPGRFKDYIAMPKFNMYQSLHTTVIGPEGKPVELQIRDLAMHRTAEYGIAAHWKYKETNKPEVLTPGTPGGEDLLWLRQLLDWQRETQEPGEFLESLRFDLGSREVFVFTPKGDVIALPSGSTPVDFAYAVHTEVGHRCIGARVNGRLVALESPLENGDTVEVFTSKSEGAGPSRDWLSFVASPRAKTKIRQWFAKERREDAIESGKDAISRAMRKAGLPLQRLFGGDALKTMASDLRYTDITALYAAVGEGHVSATSVVQKLVASLGGSEGAAEDIAETAVPARTGRRRPTGDPGVVVKGASDVWVKLAKCCTPVPGDEIIGFVTRGGGVSVHRKSCTNASDLLSEPERIVEVEWAPSTDSVFLVAIQVEALDRHRLLSDVTRVLSDERISILSASVTTSRDRVAVSRFTFELGDPKHLGHLLKAIRSVEGVYDVYRLTSGT, encoded by the coding sequence ATTCCGGAGGCGGTTCCGGACGAGATCGACCCGACGACGTACCGGCGCCGGGTCCGGGCCCGGCTGGCCCGCCGGCTGGCATCCGGGGGGCAGCGCCCGTCCGGCATCCAGGCCGTGCTGGAGCCGCTGGTCGCCACCCACCGTGCCGCCCACCCCAAGGCCGACCTGAAGATCCTGCAGCGGGCGTACGACATCGCGGAGGAGCGCCACCGCGGCCAGCTGCGCAAGTCCGGCGACCCGTTCATCACCCACCCGCTCGCGGTGGCCACGATCCTGGCCGAGCTCGGCATGGACACCACCACGCTGGTGTCCGCGCTGCTGCACGACACGGTCGAGGACACGACGTACGGGCTGGAGGACGTCAAGCGCGACTTCGACGCCGAGGTCGCGCACCTCGTCGACGGCGTCACCAAGCTCGACAAGGTCAAGTACGGCGACGCCGCCGAGGCCGAGACGATCCGCAAGATGATCGTCGCGATGGCCCGCGACCCGCGCGTGCTGGTCATCAAGCTGGCCGACCGGCTGCACAACATGCGCACGCTGCGCTTCCTCAAGCCCGACAAGCAGGAGCGCATCGCCCGGCAGACGCTGGAGGTGCTCGCCCCGCTGGCGCACCGGCTCGGCATGAACACCGTGAAGTGGGAGCTGGAGGACCTGGCCTTCGCCACCCTCTACCCGAAGCGGTACGACGAGATCGTCCGGCTGGTGGCCGAGCGCGCCCCGTCCCGGGACACCTACCTGGCCCGGGTGGTCGAGCGGGTCTCCGCCGACCTGCGCGCGGCCCGGGTGAAGGCGACCGTGACCGGCCGGCCGAAGCACTACTACTCGATCTACCAGAAGATGATCGTCCGCGGCCGCGACTTCACCGACATCTACGACCTGGTCGGCATCCGGATCCTGGTCGACTCGGTGCGCGACTGCTACGCGACGCTCGGCGTGGTGCACGCGACCTGGCAGCCGGTCCCGGGCCGGTTCAAGGACTACATCGCGATGCCGAAGTTCAACATGTACCAGTCGCTGCACACGACGGTCATCGGCCCCGAGGGCAAGCCGGTCGAGCTGCAGATCCGGGACCTGGCCATGCACCGGACCGCGGAGTACGGCATCGCGGCGCACTGGAAGTACAAGGAGACCAACAAGCCCGAGGTGCTCACCCCGGGCACGCCCGGCGGCGAGGACCTGCTCTGGCTGCGGCAGCTGCTGGACTGGCAGCGCGAGACCCAGGAGCCGGGGGAGTTCCTGGAGTCGCTGCGCTTCGACCTGGGCTCCCGCGAGGTCTTCGTCTTCACGCCCAAGGGCGACGTGATCGCGCTGCCGTCCGGCTCCACCCCGGTCGACTTCGCGTACGCGGTGCACACCGAGGTCGGCCACCGCTGCATCGGCGCCCGGGTCAACGGCCGGCTGGTGGCGCTGGAGTCGCCGCTGGAGAACGGCGACACGGTCGAGGTCTTCACCTCCAAGTCCGAGGGCGCCGGCCCGTCGCGGGACTGGCTGTCGTTCGTGGCCTCGCCGCGGGCGAAGACGAAGATCCGGCAGTGGTTCGCCAAGGAGCGCCGCGAGGACGCGATCGAGTCCGGCAAGGACGCGATCAGCCGGGCCATGCGCAAGGCCGGCCTGCCGCTGCAGCGGCTGTTCGGCGGCGACGCGCTGAAGACCATGGCCAGCGACCTGCGCTACACCGACATCACCGCGCTCTACGCGGCCGTCGGCGAGGGCCACGTCAGCGCCACCTCGGTGGTGCAGAAGCTGGTCGCCTCGCTCGGCGGGTCCGAGGGCGCGGCCGAGGACATCGCCGAGACCGCCGTACCGGCCCGGACCGGGCGGCGGCGGCCGACCGGCGACCCGGGGGTCGTGGTCAAGGGCGCCTCGGACGTCTGGGTCAAGCTGGCCAAGTGCTGCACGCCGGTGCCGGGCGACGAGATCATCGGCTTCGTCACCCGTGGCGGCGGCGTGTCCGTGCACCGCAAGTCCTGCACCAACGCCTCCGACCTGCTCTCGGAGCCGGAGCGGATCGTCGAGGTCGAGTGGGCGCCGTCCACCGACTCGGTCTTCCTGGTCGCGATCCAGGTCGAGGCGCTCGACCGGCACCGGCTGCTGTCCGACGTCACCCGGGTCCTGTCCGACGAGCGGATCAGCATCCTGTCCGCGTCGGTGACGACCTCCCGGGACCGCGTCGCGGTCAGCCGGTTCACCTTCGAGCTCGGTGATCCGAAGCACCTCGGTCACCTTCTGAAGGCGATCCGGTCGGTCGAGGGTGTGTACGACGTGTACCGCCTCACGTCGGGTACGTGA
- a CDS encoding radical SAM protein, giving the protein MSAGRRIAWSSTDRYSPVQDRAGVFDPADDELPPVSLRVNQNPSPYWPGWLDEREILRVTYQGDDRCNLRCPGCYTGERLDRPSIAPTAANERLRVPWEDFTGHLRGLGAGLQDFYLLGAEPTMDPEGSAAKLEHAAAVGLATMSITNGATSPARFDRTFGPALEAGDLYKVIVSLDSIDPAVNDALRGSAGAFRKTIATIERAVAQGVPVKVQVTVWPRNYLTVLETVRALWEMGVRGFAFHSGSVEGTSDFLAKGLDHLDPLAWRTLCERLYEFRDTHRDELVHFNFPLIYFTERELRGRVIGDDELADAYLTHVAAVEEGVDSTKPFHACPAMDVPQVYVYANDGPAGRGSVSLCNVHSPDSDAAFADYDPDSGRWRIVEDPARNQMQRMADSPHLCPAMPFATGGRSSDRVVTEAGALYHACRYLGCNQIATDQGQFGWTAWERSVEFYRAVEVLRAVSVRSGAEAVEPHLARVRRLGTGVPTLRDRTIAVLREAASLGAVELDAFPAEVVAAVGTSRRSSTVPLGLPVFVLGAPGGETDGAGAATPCGSCR; this is encoded by the coding sequence ATGTCCGCGGGCCGACGGATCGCCTGGTCGTCGACCGACCGCTACAGCCCGGTCCAGGACCGGGCCGGGGTCTTCGACCCGGCCGACGACGAGCTCCCGCCCGTGTCCCTGCGGGTCAACCAGAACCCCTCGCCGTACTGGCCGGGGTGGCTGGACGAGCGCGAGATCCTCCGGGTCACCTACCAGGGTGACGATCGCTGCAATTTGCGCTGCCCGGGGTGCTACACGGGCGAGCGGCTCGACCGGCCCTCGATCGCGCCCACCGCGGCCAACGAGCGACTGCGCGTGCCGTGGGAGGACTTCACCGGTCACCTGCGCGGACTCGGCGCGGGGCTGCAGGATTTCTACCTCCTCGGGGCCGAGCCGACGATGGACCCGGAGGGGTCGGCGGCCAAGCTGGAGCACGCGGCCGCGGTCGGCCTGGCCACCATGTCGATCACCAACGGGGCGACCTCGCCGGCCCGGTTCGACCGGACCTTCGGGCCCGCGCTGGAGGCCGGTGACCTCTACAAGGTCATCGTCAGCCTGGACTCGATCGACCCGGCCGTGAACGACGCGCTGCGCGGCTCGGCCGGCGCGTTCCGCAAGACCATCGCCACGATCGAACGGGCAGTTGCACAGGGCGTACCGGTCAAGGTTCAAGTCACTGTTTGGCCGCGCAATTACTTGACCGTTCTGGAAACAGTACGTGCACTGTGGGAGATGGGAGTGCGCGGTTTTGCTTTCCACAGCGGTTCGGTGGAAGGCACGTCCGACTTCTTGGCCAAGGGGCTGGATCACCTCGATCCGCTCGCGTGGCGCACGCTCTGTGAGCGGCTGTACGAGTTCCGGGACACGCACCGTGACGAGCTGGTCCATTTCAACTTCCCGCTCATCTACTTCACCGAGCGTGAGCTGCGCGGCCGGGTCATCGGCGACGACGAGCTCGCGGACGCGTACCTGACCCACGTCGCGGCGGTCGAGGAGGGCGTGGACTCGACCAAGCCGTTCCACGCCTGCCCAGCCATGGACGTCCCCCAGGTGTACGTCTACGCCAACGACGGGCCGGCCGGGCGCGGCTCCGTCTCGCTCTGCAACGTGCACAGCCCGGATTCGGACGCGGCCTTCGCCGACTACGACCCGGACAGCGGCCGCTGGCGGATCGTCGAGGACCCGGCCCGCAACCAGATGCAGCGGATGGCCGACTCGCCGCACCTGTGCCCGGCGATGCCGTTCGCGACCGGCGGGCGTAGCTCGGACCGGGTCGTCACCGAGGCCGGCGCGCTCTACCACGCCTGCCGCTACCTGGGCTGCAACCAGATCGCGACCGACCAGGGCCAGTTCGGGTGGACGGCCTGGGAGCGGTCGGTGGAGTTCTACCGGGCCGTCGAGGTGCTGCGGGCGGTCTCCGTACGGTCCGGGGCGGAGGCGGTCGAGCCGCACCTGGCCCGGGTCCGGCGGCTCGGCACCGGCGTCCCGACCCTGCGGGACCGGACGATCGCGGTGCTGCGGGAGGCGGCCTCGCTCGGCGCGGTCGAGCTGGACGCGTTCCCGGCCGAGGTCGTGGCCGCGGTCGGGACGTCCCGGCGCTCGTCCACCGTCCCGCTCGGGCTCCCGGTCTTCGTGCTCGGGGCACCCGGCGGGGAGACCGACGGGGCCGGCGCCGCGACGCCGTGCGGGAGCTGCCGGTGA
- a CDS encoding RelA/SpoT family protein, with protein sequence MTRAGLAPSPDPRREDASPTRPTDRALAPPATPPAPPARPAVGGATTPAARPAAAAPAGGATLPAARPAAAAPAGGATLPAPPARPAVAAPAGDDAPAPAEPAQPPPAKPAQPPPAEAAQSAAAAALPAALPGEATGPAAGGEAHAPFHRRVRGMLGGWVGAGHRGPASGGALGPLVSAHVEQHPEADVVTLERAYTVAEEMHRGQRRKSGEPFITHPLAVATILADLGLDTTTLVAALLHDTVEDTRYTLTRTQQDFGLEVAHLVDGVTKLDKVRFGADAEAETLRKMIVAGGRDLRVLVIKLADRLHNMRTLRFQPIHKQERIARATQDVLVPLADRLGIHVLKRELEGLCFPVLQPAEAALATELDRKRRQHRAAIAAAVARELGPDLRDARIAATVTERPRHLYSAYRTSRERGGSGAELLDAARILVLVPDGDPGDPYAALGLVHGRWRPVPGRFKDLIAVPKFNLYQSLHTTVIGPGGEPVDVLIRTESMHRVAEHGVAAHLQDADRPGQVGVSSGRDMDWLRRLLAWQREVADAGEFIRTLRDDLGDGREITIITTDGETVPLPAGCTPVDLAYSLSGSIGHRTVGARVNGRHVRLSSPLGDGDLVEILTSESENPGPSRDWLSSVRTPNAAVRIQQWFTEQSRDVVIERGRHALEVAFTAAGGTSLEAAVEDGSLLVTTLELGHRHLEELYAAVADRRVEAEHVVARSAVHAPPA encoded by the coding sequence GTGACGCGGGCCGGTCTCGCCCCCTCGCCCGACCCGCGCCGCGAAGACGCCTCGCCGACCCGCCCCACCGACCGCGCCCTCGCCCCACCCGCCACCCCGCCCGCGCCGCCGGCCCGGCCGGCGGTAGGCGGCGCCACCACGCCCGCGGCCCGGCCCGCGGCAGCGGCTCCGGCGGGCGGCGCCACCCTGCCCGCGGCTCGGCCCGCGGCAGCGGCTCCGGCGGGCGGCGCCACCCTGCCGGCGCCGCCGGCCCGGCCGGCGGTAGCGGCCCCGGCGGGGGACGACGCGCCCGCCCCGGCCGAGCCCGCCCAGCCGCCGCCGGCCAAGCCCGCCCAGCCGCCGCCGGCGGAGGCCGCCCAGTCGGCAGCGGCGGCCGCCCTGCCGGCGGCGCTGCCGGGCGAGGCGACCGGACCAGCCGCCGGGGGAGAGGCGCACGCGCCGTTCCATCGGCGGGTGCGGGGGATGCTGGGGGGCTGGGTCGGGGCCGGGCATCGCGGCCCGGCGTCGGGCGGTGCACTCGGCCCGCTGGTGAGCGCGCACGTCGAGCAGCACCCGGAGGCCGACGTCGTCACCCTGGAGCGGGCGTACACGGTCGCCGAGGAGATGCACCGGGGCCAGCGCCGCAAGTCCGGCGAGCCGTTCATCACGCACCCGCTCGCGGTCGCCACGATCCTGGCCGACCTCGGCCTGGACACCACCACGCTGGTCGCCGCGCTGCTGCACGACACCGTCGAGGACACCCGCTACACGCTGACCCGGACCCAGCAGGACTTCGGCCTCGAGGTCGCGCACCTGGTCGACGGCGTGACCAAGCTGGACAAGGTCCGCTTCGGCGCGGACGCCGAGGCCGAGACGCTGCGCAAGATGATCGTCGCCGGCGGCCGGGACCTGCGCGTCCTGGTGATCAAGCTGGCCGACCGGCTGCACAACATGCGGACCCTGCGCTTCCAGCCGATCCACAAGCAGGAGCGGATCGCCCGGGCCACCCAGGACGTGCTCGTCCCGCTGGCCGACCGGCTGGGCATCCACGTGCTCAAGCGCGAGCTGGAGGGCCTCTGCTTCCCGGTGCTGCAGCCGGCCGAGGCGGCGCTGGCGACCGAGCTGGACCGCAAGCGCCGCCAGCACCGGGCCGCGATCGCCGCCGCCGTCGCCCGCGAGCTCGGGCCGGACCTGCGCGACGCCCGGATCGCGGCCACCGTCACCGAGCGCCCGCGGCACCTCTACTCGGCGTACCGGACCAGCCGGGAGCGCGGCGGCTCCGGCGCCGAGCTGCTCGACGCGGCCCGCATCCTGGTCCTGGTGCCCGACGGTGACCCCGGCGACCCGTACGCGGCGCTGGGGCTCGTGCACGGGCGGTGGCGGCCGGTGCCGGGCCGGTTCAAGGACCTCATCGCGGTGCCGAAGTTCAACCTCTACCAATCGCTGCACACGACCGTGATCGGCCCGGGCGGCGAGCCGGTCGACGTGCTCATCCGGACCGAGTCCATGCACCGGGTCGCCGAGCACGGCGTGGCCGCGCACCTGCAGGACGCGGACCGGCCGGGCCAGGTCGGCGTGTCCAGCGGCCGGGACATGGACTGGCTGCGCCGGCTGCTGGCCTGGCAGCGCGAGGTCGCCGACGCGGGGGAGTTCATCCGGACCCTGCGCGACGATCTCGGCGACGGCCGCGAGATCACGATCATCACCACGGACGGCGAGACGGTGCCGCTGCCGGCCGGGTGCACCCCGGTCGACCTGGCGTACTCGTTGAGCGGCTCGATCGGCCACCGTACGGTCGGGGCCCGGGTCAACGGCCGGCACGTCCGGCTCTCCAGCCCGCTCGGCGACGGCGACCTGGTCGAGATCCTCACCTCCGAGTCGGAGAACCCGGGGCCGTCCCGGGACTGGCTGTCCTCGGTCCGGACGCCGAACGCGGCCGTCCGGATCCAGCAGTGGTTCACCGAGCAGAGCCGGGACGTGGTGATCGAGCGCGGCCGGCACGCGCTGGAGGTCGCGTTCACGGCCGCCGGCGGGACGAGCCTGGAAGCCGCGGTCGAGGACGGCTCCCTGCTGGTGACCACGCTGGAGCTGGGCCACCGCCACCTCGAGGAGCTGTACGCGGCGGTGGCCGACCGCCGGGTCGAGGCCGAGCACGTCGTCGCCCGCAGCGCCGTCCACGCGCCGCCCGCCTGA